From Pelagicoccus albus, the proteins below share one genomic window:
- a CDS encoding glycoside hydrolase family 88/105 protein, with the protein MNQSLTSSLGFYFEESLSMANAVGDKPSETLTVIANRFKELNPRAPVTYRAFSTRGIERSQDYRYEADFNAFFPDAEDEEYVFAWSKLWSGAEGELMFDINCYGPIKVYLNGQEAWSSNIFTERYPKQRNRFTLNMAKGWNQFVVRAKKTRGGFGWKFGSWLGKHPYVFMMPSAEREGMEGWLFSDPLPAGTELSLELGDSESATGQTWYPESAWKDADLERGVCARIFGDLEGKTAVAWSKAVVSGSSAKVVAKGSSKGSAKVLVDGKDVFSGVAGEAIGFELELTEGSHDIHVLNTGGSDGWGFELQLEAESGSLELANPCDLQGSSAVWLFSGPYDEDCQPDLEAMNDFLYVHKTSSGDGYWKIDAPDTYLRLYNENPLFGRWNYPLGVTLTGLLHAGLTLGSEEIQSYVRDHVQVCCSTYAYSLWDRSQFGGATHMHRLLSSIDSLDDCGSFGACMLETAKHCDVEGFERLAHFVAAFISEKQDRFPDGAFYRREMMHEFHENTMWADDLYMSVPFLCRYYKLTGDSRYIDDAANQFIGFRKRLYIPEDRIMSHVFDLRREMATGVPWGRGNGWTVFSLAELLGVLPEDHKNRAELLEFFREICSGILALQDEEGFWHQVLTHHDSYPETSCTAMFIFGFSQGVRNGWLEDAEPYIKAVDKAWGIINRCSIDKEGNVYGVCRGSEFSFSPEYYKKDLLPRLNDTHGIGIVLLAGVEVIRLRNHLAEK; encoded by the coding sequence ATGAATCAGTCTCTTACCAGTTCGCTTGGTTTCTATTTCGAAGAGTCTCTCAGTATGGCCAATGCCGTCGGGGACAAGCCATCCGAAACTCTCACAGTAATCGCGAATCGATTCAAGGAGCTCAACCCGAGAGCACCTGTAACTTACCGGGCCTTCTCGACCCGTGGAATCGAAAGATCGCAGGATTATCGCTACGAGGCGGATTTTAATGCCTTCTTTCCCGATGCGGAAGATGAGGAATATGTATTCGCTTGGTCTAAGCTATGGTCAGGCGCTGAGGGCGAATTGATGTTCGACATCAATTGCTATGGACCGATCAAGGTTTACCTAAACGGACAAGAGGCTTGGAGTTCGAATATATTCACGGAGCGTTACCCGAAGCAACGCAACCGATTCACTTTGAATATGGCCAAGGGTTGGAACCAGTTCGTGGTTCGCGCCAAGAAGACCAGAGGAGGTTTCGGTTGGAAATTCGGATCTTGGCTGGGTAAACACCCCTATGTCTTCATGATGCCTTCTGCGGAGCGCGAAGGCATGGAAGGCTGGCTATTTAGCGATCCTCTCCCAGCTGGAACCGAGCTCTCTCTTGAGCTTGGCGATTCCGAGTCGGCCACTGGGCAAACTTGGTATCCGGAAAGCGCTTGGAAGGATGCGGACCTAGAGCGTGGAGTTTGTGCAAGGATTTTTGGAGATCTCGAAGGCAAAACCGCAGTTGCCTGGAGTAAGGCGGTCGTGTCGGGATCATCAGCCAAAGTAGTTGCCAAGGGGAGTTCGAAGGGCTCTGCCAAGGTGCTTGTAGACGGGAAGGACGTTTTTTCAGGAGTTGCGGGAGAGGCGATTGGATTTGAACTCGAACTCACAGAAGGCTCTCATGATATTCATGTCTTGAATACGGGAGGTTCTGATGGTTGGGGCTTCGAACTGCAATTGGAAGCCGAATCGGGCTCGCTCGAGCTGGCAAATCCATGCGACTTGCAAGGAAGCTCCGCAGTCTGGCTTTTCTCTGGCCCGTATGATGAGGATTGCCAGCCTGACTTGGAGGCGATGAACGACTTCCTTTACGTTCACAAAACGTCCTCTGGAGATGGATACTGGAAAATCGATGCTCCGGACACTTACTTGCGTCTCTACAACGAGAACCCTTTATTTGGACGCTGGAACTACCCGTTAGGTGTGACTCTCACTGGGCTGTTGCACGCCGGTTTGACACTCGGTTCGGAAGAGATCCAGTCCTACGTGCGGGATCATGTTCAGGTTTGTTGTTCCACTTACGCTTATTCGTTGTGGGATCGATCCCAGTTTGGGGGGGCAACCCACATGCACAGATTACTGTCTAGTATCGATAGCTTGGATGACTGTGGTTCTTTCGGCGCCTGCATGCTGGAAACGGCCAAGCATTGCGATGTGGAAGGCTTCGAGCGTCTGGCCCATTTCGTAGCGGCGTTTATCTCAGAGAAGCAGGACCGTTTCCCAGATGGAGCATTCTACCGTCGCGAGATGATGCACGAGTTCCATGAGAACACGATGTGGGCCGACGATCTGTACATGAGCGTGCCTTTCCTGTGCCGTTACTATAAATTGACGGGCGATAGCCGCTACATCGATGACGCAGCGAACCAGTTTATCGGTTTCCGTAAGCGCCTTTACATCCCAGAGGATCGCATCATGTCGCACGTGTTCGATTTGCGACGTGAGATGGCTACAGGAGTACCTTGGGGCCGCGGTAATGGCTGGACTGTTTTCTCGCTCGCTGAATTGCTCGGCGTGCTGCCGGAGGATCACAAAAATCGTGCGGAACTCCTAGAGTTCTTCCGTGAGATTTGTTCAGGAATCTTGGCCCTTCAGGACGAGGAAGGATTTTGGCATCAGGTGCTGACGCACCATGATTCGTATCCAGAAACCTCTTGCACGGCCATGTTCATATTTGGTTTCTCGCAGGGCGTACGAAACGGTTGGCTTGAAGATGCAGAACCGTATATCAAGGCGGTAGACAAGGCTTGGGGCATCATCAACCGCTGCTCCATTGACAAAGAAGGAAACGTTTATGGCGTTTGCCGTGGATCAGAATTTTCCTTCAGCCCTGAGTACTATAAGAAAGACTTGCTTCCTCGACTGAATGACACGCATGGAATCGGTATTGTATTGCTTGCGGGTGTAGAGGTTATTCGACTGAGGAATCACCTCGCCGAAAAATAG
- the rpsU gene encoding 30S ribosomal protein S21, with translation MAIEVKIRKNEPVERALRRLKKKLDREGVIKDVRANRYFEKPSQTKRRQKKVAAFNNMIRCKYDN, from the coding sequence ATGGCAATCGAAGTAAAAATCCGCAAAAACGAACCTGTAGAACGTGCGCTCCGCCGTCTGAAGAAGAAGCTCGATCGCGAAGGCGTCATCAAGGACGTTCGCGCTAACCGCTACTTCGAAAAGCCTTCGCAAACGAAGCGCCGTCAGAAGAAGGTAGCCGCCTTCAACAACATGATCCGCTGCAAGTACGACAACTAG
- a CDS encoding sugar phosphate isomerase/epimerase family protein: protein MKRIGARAHDYGTLPAGDLAATLQKNGFCCAQVALNKAIQGLDLKPGDLNPGLAWQVGRGFADHGVQIAVLGCYINPVNPDDAQRGELLRFFKDHLRFVGDMGGSLVGLETGTPNVDYAPDPNTGSEETFQALVRSIAELVETAEACGAKVAVEGVVSHTISTPEKMKRLIDEIRSPAMVVIHDPVNFINAGNFEEEARLIEEPFQLYGDRIAIIHAKDYTVEGGEYKQVATGLGRMDYGRLCGLIAKSKPGISVLLEDSGPDVVDICHAHLNKHWPS, encoded by the coding sequence ATGAAACGAATCGGAGCTCGAGCCCACGACTACGGAACTCTCCCCGCTGGGGATCTTGCAGCAACTTTGCAGAAAAACGGTTTCTGTTGCGCTCAGGTTGCCTTGAACAAGGCGATTCAAGGGCTCGATCTCAAGCCAGGTGACTTGAATCCAGGTTTGGCTTGGCAAGTGGGCCGTGGCTTTGCCGACCACGGCGTTCAGATCGCGGTGTTGGGTTGCTACATCAATCCTGTGAATCCAGACGATGCTCAACGTGGCGAACTACTTCGGTTCTTCAAGGATCACCTTCGATTCGTGGGCGACATGGGCGGTAGTCTGGTGGGTCTCGAGACGGGAACACCCAACGTCGACTACGCTCCCGATCCGAATACGGGTAGCGAGGAAACTTTCCAGGCCCTCGTCAGGAGCATAGCTGAGCTAGTTGAGACGGCGGAAGCTTGCGGCGCGAAAGTCGCGGTAGAGGGAGTCGTTAGCCACACGATTTCTACTCCCGAAAAGATGAAGCGACTGATTGATGAGATTCGCTCGCCCGCGATGGTTGTCATTCACGATCCGGTAAATTTCATCAACGCTGGTAACTTTGAGGAAGAGGCTCGATTGATTGAAGAGCCGTTCCAATTGTACGGAGATCGCATAGCAATCATCCACGCCAAGGACTACACTGTAGAGGGCGGCGAATACAAGCAAGTGGCCACGGGTCTGGGGCGTATGGATTACGGCCGTCTGTGTGGACTAATCGCAAAATCTAAGCCCGGAATCAGCGTTTTGCTAGAGGACTCGGGACCTGACGTCGTAGACATTTGCCACGCTCACTTGAATAAGCATTGGCCTAGTTGA